A stretch of DNA from Cannabis sativa cultivar Pink pepper isolate KNU-18-1 chromosome X, ASM2916894v1, whole genome shotgun sequence:
AAGCTGCTAAagcaaaccaaaaaaaaaaaaaaaaagcaaagaaAGCGCAGAAGAAGCTCTGCATGAAACTGTGTTATTTCTTGAAATAGATAAAGTGGAGGTGTGGTCTGCATGAGGGTGTTTGTGGGCTAAGTTTGGCAACTACAGCTGCATCCTTTtgttttatatacttaattgtCTCTCTATTAAGTAATTGGTTTTCTTGGAGAGAGGACTGCTAGTGTAGTGTGTAGTGTCtgaaagttttgatttttaaggTACAAAGAATAAGTCTCTGTCATACCAAATAAAAGAACCCAATTAGAAGATACACATCATAATCACATGCATTTTGCtctacttttttttctttcataacAAACccatttatttattctttactACTACTCTATACCCTCTCTTCTCCTTCATTTCCCTAGTATACAAAAACCCACATTTCTCTCATCTTCTTCACACACCTGAAGAAAAAATATCAAAGGAGAAAACATCTCCAACCCTCCAATCCAAGTTTAGTTTATAGTGTGCTTTGAAAGGTAATGTTTTAATTCTTTTAAAGTTTAAACCTTTTTtttcccttctctctctctctctctctctctctctctctctctctctctctctctctctctctctctctctctctctctctctctctctatatatatatatatatatatctctctGATTTGATATACTTGGAATGTTAGGTGCTTTGGTGATCATAATTTCTAGCCTGAAGTAAAAGAGATCAAAGAGATAAATAGTACTACAAGGTATGTATGATCATCTTCCTTTTGCTTGTGTAATCATTATGATTTTGTCTAATATGTCTCAATTTAGAGTGCCTTTAAAGTTTAaacctttttcttttcctttttcttgcaTTGATTTAGAAAGGTTTAGGGAAAGAACCCATAACTACTCCTCTCCTTGTTTGATTAGCTCAGTCTTCTTGTCTTATACTCTGAGAacccagaagaagaagaagaagaagaagaagaagaaagaagtatGTGTTTAGTGATTGTAGACTTGTAGTAGTATTATTTGGAAGGTTTAGTTCTGTTTACTTTTTTGGTTGCTTTAGTTCTTAGATACTTGAGGGTGACTTACTTGCATTGTTTCATGGTAAATACTTTGAATAAGTTGTCCTTTTTCTTTCACCATGAAACAATATCTTGATGCAAATATACTCACTTATGTGAGGAATTATAATACCTGAATGGACCATGTGGAGGCAGTGAGAACATTTTTTAGTTCATTGTTTTTCTTGTGGATGTGGGTTTATTTCATGCGTCTCTGTTTTAAATTGGGCAGAAAGAGGGGAAAGGTTGCTATCTTCAAGCTGCTTCTTGTTGTGTGCactaataagtttgtaagattcaTCACATTTAGTTTAAAGTATGCTGCTTTATTCTTCATAATTTTGTCATGATTCCTATATGTATACACACATTGGCATATGGTTTGAGTTTAGTCTTCTTATCTTCTATAACTGAACTATTCATATCATCAATCCATCTTCTTTCTTAAGCTATACATGTTTACAGCTGGTATTGATATGTCTTCTCCTTGTAGAACTCAAAATAAGTTGCATAAATAATGAAAAACCAAATTTCACCATGTAACAATATCTACATGCAAAAATCTCACTTATGTGAGGAATTATAGTAGAATGGAGGTTGTGAGACAGTGAGTGTTAGATCCCTATCTCTCTTTCACTACAACTTAATTCTTGCTGTTCTACTGTATTTCTGCTACTGTTCTTGTAACTGGGTTTCATATCAGAATCTGGTTCTTATCAGTGACAACTTGTTTTAGTTCATTTTTGTTTGTCATGAATGATCACCTTCCTTTGCTTGTGTTGTGTATGCATGATTTGATGCTTTTTTGTAAGTTTAGAGACTTCAATATCCATTTTAGACTGTATTGAAATGGCACAACAAGAGTTGTTCAAGCTAAGCTATATCTATCTATCGAGATTTCTCTTTCTTTATTTTGTGTGCTATTGTAGTTGTAGGAATATTTTCTCAGCCTCTTGGTCTTGCAAATGGAGAAGTTAACACAATCTTTGAGATCCTTTGAGCAGCAACGGGGTGATATAGGAAAGACACTTGAGGACCTACAATCCATCTTTAACGAGCTTGTAGAGCGTGAGAAAGAAATCCTCACTGAGGAAAAGCGTATGAAAGATCAAGAACTGAAGTTTAAGATAGAGTATGGAAGAATTTCTGAGCTGAAAGAAAGCCAATTGAAAAAGGTGGAAGCATCTATTCATAATTGCTTGAAGGAACTTAGTTTAAAAGAAGAGGAGTTCAATGTTGTTGCTAGTAAAACAAAACTAGAGGAGCAAAGACTCGAGGCGATTCAGAATTCTGTGAAGGAATGCTCTTGTCAATTGGAATCGGAAAAGAAGGAACTTGAGTATGTTAAAGCATTCAAAGAGAACAATCTTGCCTCACTCAAGAAAACAATGGTTGCTTTGGAGAAGAAAAAGGTGGAATTGGAAAGCATTATACAATTGCAGGAAGAAGAAATGGAGTCCAGATTGAAGGAGCTTGAACTGATGGAGAAACATGTCCAAGATATCCTTAAAGAGGCACAGTTGAAAGAAAAGAGTGCTTCTTCTGCTAGAAAGTTTGTTGCTGAAGCCCAAAAAAATATAGATCAACACCAACAAAAAGAGTTGGAGTTTGAGATAAAAGTTGATGAATTTCAACGAAGGCTGCAACAGTTTGAGCTTGAAAAATCAGCATGGTTGGCTGAAAAAAACAAAATGGTTGGTGTTGTTGTAAAGATTGAACAACAACAAGAAACAAGGAGTAAAGGACCACTACCAGGTAATAAATTTCTCTAGTTTGTACTAGTTTTTGAGTATTTGCCAAACTTAACAAATAATCTAATTGTCATTGTTTGTTGGTCTCTTCAGATGTTGAAGTAAGTATTCAAAACCTCATCGAAATAGAGGAAGTTATTCATGCTGTTAAGCTCATTTGTCAGCTGAAACTAACTAACAAGTTTTCACCTGTGTCACTACTGCTTGATTACATCAAGAATTCTGAGAATCAAACCTCCATTGTTTGTAGAGGAAAGAGATCAAATAAAGACAAGGTAATGTTATAGTAAACCAAACCTCTCAAACACTGCAACTTAATCATAGTTTCTCATTCTCTTATCTCTGTTCTTTTTCTTTGTATGTATGCAGATTAAAGCTGCTAACAAAGAGATAGCTATATTGAAAGCAGTGAAGAATTGCATTCAAGATTGCAATCTCGAATCTGTGTTCCCAAAAGTCAAATTCTACCAACTGGGTCAGCGCTGTATTGAATTAGAACAGAAGCTTGAACTCTACAGCCTACAAGAACAAtcgggaaaaagaaaaaaagacgaTTCAATTGTTGGCCAAAGGATTAAAATCAAGTATTAATAGAAATATTGATACAGTTGGTGCTTCATCAAACCACTCTTAATTTACAGTGTTAATACTGCTACTGCCAAGGCAACAGACATTGCTTGTATATAGTTTAGCCTATAATCTATTAAAGTTATGACTTTTAATGTTTAGATTTGTTAACTAACTAACTGTTTTGACAGTTGGTTAGTTACAGTTCTGTTATTTTCCTTTGCTTTGTTTGTTATTATTCTGTTGTATTTGTTTTGGTTCTGTTGTAATGCTTGGTGTATATAAACACCTTTAgttcattaataaaatttgagCTTCTTTTCATTTTCTCTCTGCAAGAACAAACTctgttcttctcttttcttcctctgCTTAAATCtttcatggtatcagagccctTGACTTGCGTCAATGGCTTCCCCCGATGACAACTCGTCTCAGGCGGTAGGCTCCGATCCTGGTGTGGTGCCAGCTCAGAACTCCTCGACGGCATCACCATGGAATCCATTTTCGAATTCTTTAACAGCTTCTCTTACTTTGAAACTAGATCGCACAAACTTTCTCTCCTGGAAATCCCAGGTGGTTCCTACAGTGATTGGTCATGATCTTGATCAATTACTTTTCAGCAATGAAGCTCCTCCGGAAAAACTCATCAATGGTCGTGAGAATCCTCTGTATGTGCAATGGAGGCGTAAAGATCAATTACTGCTGTCCTGGCTTAGATCGTCGATGACAGAAGGGATCTTGGCTACTGTGGCTTCTTACACTACTTCGAATTCAGTCTGGAAAGCTTTGGAACAAAAATTTGCCAGTCAATCTAAGGCAAGGCTTCTTCAACTCAAGAGTCAATTAACCAATTTACAGAAAGGTAATATGTCCATTTCAGATTATGTAGATAAGATCAAAGCTATATGTGATTCTTTGGCTATTGCTGGTTATCCCGTTTATGACTTTGATCTTGTGTTACATCTTCTCAATGGACTTGGTCCCGAGTATGACTCCGTTGTATCCAGCATCACCTCTCGAAGTGATACTCTCTCCCTCGAAGAAGTGCAAGCTCTCTTGATGTCACATGAGTCTCGACTTGAAAGGCATTCTTCTGCACTGGATCTTTCTGCAAAAATGGCAGCCAATCTCACAGTGGGTTCAAGAAATGGTTCATACAGGCCCTTTAATGGTTCATCAAGAGATGGTTCTGTGCGGGGTCAAATGTCTGAAAATCCTTCAAGATTCTTCAATCGGGCTAATGGAAACAGACCTGTCCATAATAACAGACCCTTGTGCCAAGTCTGTATGAAATTTGGGCATACTGCTGTTACATGCCACTATCGTTTTGATCGCAATTGGGTTACACCTAAGGCCTCTGCTGCTCAGCCACAGGTCAATCTCACTGAACAAAGCTTCGAATATGACCCTCAGGCCTTTGTTGCTCAATCTGTTCCTGACTTTGGGGATGATGTTGGATGGTATGTGGATTCGGGTGCAACCAATCATATTGCTCAGTCTCTTGACAATCTTGAGTCAGCTACTCCCTTCACTGGCCATGAGACAGTCACTGTTGCTAATGGTAAGAAATTGCTTATTTCTCACATTGGTACAGCCTCTCTCTCCTCTAattctcaatctttaaacctTAATTCTGTTTTGCAAATTCCCTCAATAACTAAGAATTTAGTTAGTGTTTCTAAACTAACTAATGACAATGATGTTTTCTTGGAATTTCATAaaacttttgtttttattaaggACAAGGAAACGGGGGCAGTCTTGCTTAAAGGGAAACTCAAAGATGGGCTTTATCACTTTGGAGATGATAGCTCTAGTCTTTCTAATACTGCTCTGCAGGTGCATCTTGCCACTTCAGACATTTCCTCTCTCTTCAAACAAACTAAGTGTTGTAATCACTCTTGTACTACTGTTGATAGTTCTTGTACTCAACAAAGTAATAAAGAATCTAGTTTTCCTTACTCTTGTATTCCTACTCCTACTGTTTTACTGTCTCACACTACCAATGATATTAACAATTGGCACAAGAAACTTGGTCATCCATCTTTCCAAACTCTTAGCAAAATTTTGCACAAAGCCAATATCCCATGTTCTCTTAAAAATTTAGACTTTTGTAAGGCTTGTCAACTTGGAAAAAATCATAGACTGCCGTACCCTTTATCCAAATCTAGAGCTAATCAACCTCTTGCTTTAGTTCACACGGATCTATGGGGGCCTTCTCATGTTGCATCCAAAGAAAACTACAAATATTATATAGTTTTTGTTGATGATTATAGTAGGTTTTCTTGGATCTTTCCTCTCACTATGAAATCTCAAGCTTTTGAAACTTTTATTAAGTTTAAAAGCCTTGTTGAAAAACAGTTTAATTTACCAATTAAAGCTGTTCAAGCTGATGGGGGAGGGGAGTATAGgccttttgaaaaatttctaagTGACCAAGGCATTGTGTTTAAACAACCTTGTCCTCATAGTCATGCTCAAAATGGTAGGGTTGAAAGAAAACATAGACACATCACTGAAACAGGTTTAACCCTTCTAGCTCAAGCTAATCTTGATCTTTCTTATTGGTGGTATGCTTTTCAATGTGCTACACACTCTATTAATCGCATGCCTACACCTGTTCTTGATAATCTTAGTCCATATGAATGTCTATTCAATGAGTCACCTGACTATAGTATTTTTAAACCATTTGGTTGTGCTTGTTATCCACATTTGCGACCCTACAATCATCACAAACTTGAGTACAGGTCTGAAGAGTGTATTTTTCTGGGATACTCTCCAAAACACAAAGGTTATTTGTGTGAAAATGCAGATGGAAGAATCTTTATTGCTCGAAATGTTATCTTTGATGAATCTACTTTTCCTGCCTTCAAGACTGCTGTTACTTCATCAAATGAACCTCCTGAAGCTCCTTTCTACTCAATCATGCAATTTGCAACTGGCTCTCAACATGTTCCCACTGCTACTGATTCTGAGCCAACTGAAATGCCCAATCTTGACACTGCTGCTGCTGGTTTAAATGCAACTATTGATACTGCTGTTGCACATTCTAGGACTGGTGCAACTCTTGCACCTGCTATTTCTGATGATAATCCCTCTGCATCTTCTCCTACATCTCATGAAAGTATACTTGCTCACTCTACTGCTCGTGAAAATGTGTCTGCACCAGCAACTTCTGCTGCTACTACTGGTGCACCAGCAACCGCAGACAACCATTCTGGTGCAGCATCTCACAGTGGCCCTGTCCCTCGTACTCATTCTATGGTTACCTCATCTATGAGAGGCATTTACAAGCCAAAAGCATACCTTGCCACTAAGCACAGGTTACCTGAATATTTGCTTCCCCGTGAGCCCAAATCTGTGAGATCTGCTCTTCGAGATCCTGTGTGGAATGGTTCTATGTCTACAGAAATTCGAGCTCTCAAAGC
This window harbors:
- the LOC115703109 gene encoding uncharacterized protein LOC115703109, with the translated sequence MEKLTQSLRSFEQQRGDIGKTLEDLQSIFNELVEREKEILTEEKRMKDQELKFKIEYGRISELKESQLKKVEASIHNCLKELSLKEEEFNVVASKTKLEEQRLEAIQNSVKECSCQLESEKKELEYVKAFKENNLASLKKTMVALEKKKVELESIIQLQEEEMESRLKELELMEKHVQDILKEAQLKEKSASSARKFVAEAQKNIDQHQQKELEFEIKVDEFQRRLQQFELEKSAWLAEKNKMVGVVVKIEQQQETRSKGPLPDVEVSIQNLIEIEEVIHAVKLICQLKLTNKFSPVSLLLDYIKNSENQTSIVCRGKRSNKDKIKAANKEIAILKAVKNCIQDCNLESVFPKVKFYQLGQRCIELEQKLELYSLQEQSGKRKKDDSIVGQRIKIKY